From the genome of Phlebotomus papatasi isolate M1 chromosome 2, Ppap_2.1, whole genome shotgun sequence:
ttcgggattttggcatattCAGAACTTTGGTCCTTTCAGGGCTTTGACTATTTTGGATttgtggcttttcgggattttaagccatttggaattttggtcctTTCATtactttggctttttgggattttgactattcggaCTATTTGAAATATAGAGCGTTCGAAGCCAGAGATGTGCCTGAAAGATTTCCCCCTTTCTGTTCTGTAACGTAAGAATAATGTTTTTCGTACATGTTTTGTTTCTTGGGTATAGtaattgagagaaatccaaGAAGAATCAAACACCGAAAAACATTTCTTTACTCTTTTGGTCAGTGAAGAGTAAAATAATACAACATTCAAGTAATCAATATCCTTTCGGACGTATTATTCGCGGAAAAGTTCAGCATTCAATTTCTCGAATGATTTTCTTTGGCAAGATATCTCTCATCCATGGAAACCAGTATTTTCTTTTCGCCCTTTATAACAATTCAATATCATTATATCTTCATCATTTTTTTCGTCTCAATAAGGGCAAAGGTTTTCCGTCTTTTAGTGAATTGATTTcttaagtaaatttttaatgtataaTCACTTAGCATACCAAATCATTTATTCATAAATAGAAATTGCTGAATTTCTAACAATTTCCCTGACTTCCGctcttcttcttgtttttttttcgtaaggAAGCATGAGAGAAAATTGTAGGCTCATTATTTCCGATTGCAGACCCTCCATCAAAAAGCGAAAATTGTTGTTAACGACCGTGTTTTGCTTAATTAAATTGGCCTAATATTGTATTTCCCAAAAGTTATTCAGAGCACCAATTAATGCGTTCTCATGAATTTTCCATCATTGTCCTTTAACCATCATCGTTGACATCTGCCCTCTGAATTTGATAAACAGCGTAATTACTCACACACCCTCCCCCATGATTCACTCTGGACCGTAGCTATAGAAATATCATTTTCCTCCCAAAGGGGgaggatttttttctatgctCTGGGGAGATGCGAAAACTATGACGTCTGATGATTTTGCCAATTTTCCAGGAGAAAACGCCGCATCACCACCCTATCGTGGAAGTCGGCGTGAATTGAACAAAATGCTAGCAAACTATCTGACTCGAGAAGAGGAGGAGGAGCGGGACGAAAGGATGCCGTTGACGAGAATCGAGCAACCATATTTCGATGAAGACCTCCCATACGATTTGGCCAGGAAGCGATCGATATTCCGCGAAAGAGAAGATGGTACGAAGAAACCTTTGCCCTGTCAAAAGCTCTGGGTAATTACCTCAACCATTTTTCTTTCAGAACTGCCATATCAATCTGTGTTCCGGGAGCGTGAAATGGATGCGTACAGTGATCCCACATTCGCTCAAGACTTCCTGGAAGAAATCGAGAGGGAGAACAATGCCGAGCGAGAAGAGAAGTACAAGGAAGCTCTGAGAAGACTCTGGGAAAAGTACCAGCAGCAGGAGAATGATATCGAGAGGGCATTGTTTGAAGAAAGGGGTCCTGGTAGGGGCTACGATGCCCGAAAAACGGCAAATTTCCCAGCAATGTACGCAGCTTCAGGTCCAGAGAAGCGAAGAACTTTCCCAGCTCTTCCCTGGCTACCAGCTTCCAGGAAGAAGCGTTTCCCCGTCACCAAAAGATCTCCAGCTTCTCCGGAAGTCAGTGTGTCGGGAACTGATGAGAAAGTTGTGAAGGATTTGCAGGGAATCTTTGGAGAGGGAGATGGTGAAGCTAAAGCCAAACGTTCCAGTGATACCAAGGAACATTCTCATGATCACAGTGATCACGATAATCACGAGGATCACCATGAAAACCATCAAGATCACAATGAGGAAGTTGATGATGATAAAAAGAAGAAACGAGCTGttgaagagaaaaagaagacaaACCTAGAAGTTGTCAAGGACGATCAAATCATTCCCGGAGATTTAATTGATGAGACAAGGAAGAAATCAATCCAGTGGTCAAAGTATTTCGGTATTGACCGGAAGAAGAAGTCAGGATTGAATGACAAGTACAGGAGTATGATGAAGAAATCCGAGGAAGAGTATCCTCTGCAGCACTTCCATCGTCATGATGGAGAAGAGCGGGAAAAGAAGCAAGTTAGCGAAGAGAAGTTAGAGAATATGGATCAGAAACTGAAGAACATCGAAGATCTCATAATAGATGAGACCATCAAGTACACAGGAGCGCATGAAGGCATTTCTGATCCTGCAGACATCCAAAGACTTAAGGATCATGTCATCTCAAGATTAGCCACAGCTTACAGCCTCGAAAAGATGCGTAAAGCTCTGGAACGTCTCAAGGATTCAGTGGAAACTGAGCGACATTTGATGCAGAATGAGATTGAGCCATCCAAGCCTCAGGTTCAGGACAAGGACAAGAGAGTCGCAGTGAAGAAGGAGAAAGTCGAGTTCGACAATAAAGAGTAGGTATCTCTTACTAAACTCCcagaaattttattgataaacCTTCTCTCTAGTCATAAGATCGAGTCCGCTACTGAGAAAGTCACTCCGGAAGATCCAGACAATGACCTGGAGAAGGAGGATGCGGACAAGAGGAAGAAGAAGCGTACGAATATCCATCATTTCGAACGGTACCCAGTTCGCGAGGTAGGGAATGATCTTGGGGAATTTGAGGAGGAGCTAGGGGCTGGACATTTTGATCCAGTGAGTGAAACCTTGGGTCTGACTGGAGGGCGATCTTTTGCTCAGTGTCCTCTCCTGGATGCCATCGAGAGACGGTGCCGAGGAGTTGATCTTCTCAGCGGGGATCTGCAGCAGGAACTTCTCCCAGTCTGTGAGATCCATCAGCTCTGTTATATATGCGTAAGTGTTTCGAAAATTCTATATGATTCCGGGCATTTTCTTGAAGTTATTTTCGTTGATATTTCaaggatagggggaagtggggcacctttgaatgcggcagcttttaaatgtttcaatttttctcttatttctcagagcaaaaattctattttgtgaactatagttaatactattaactattttctaataacttcgattaacaaaatggaatttaaactttaggaaataagagaaaaattgaagcattcaaaggctaccgcattcaaaggcaggctactttcccctattgcatTTTCAAGAGTTAAtcagctctagagagcgtatttctcaatcgattaaTGGAATTTTCGGTTCgctagaaaggtcttggaatctcaGACAAGTCTAAATCATTCTCAATCGATTGTGAACCTAATTTATCTAAGATttacataattaaattttatccgTAAGGCAGATGTATTATACTTCTACGCCATCTTGTACTCCATTTCGAAACTTGTGTGCATACCGCTAAATAGCCTTCATGTTCTTTGCAAGATTAATGCACAAGGAATTTTTAGGACATAGGTCCAGGGGGTAAACAAGTCTTCCACTCACGGTTTACTTGGGttttttgcccaatgaaaagcatctcgactgaagtatatgtctcaagtggaaattcaacaattttaacaaaacttttgtttaaaaattgaacaactttggttgaaatacacaaagcttcacactataatagtgtgtgtaatattatgatcaaactataatagtgttaatttttgatcatgtgacaaaaaataccataaagttgtgtattttttcacactataataatgggAAAAACTATGATCATagtataatagtggtaatttttggaatttttcaacagttttaaattacaaaatattgttgaaaatcttGTATGACTCtaatagtgaaaaattttacacagatcgcaattaaataattaatttatcagatttcacactattatagtgttaaaattttacacattttcaaattaaacgaTTGTGTGATCAGTGTGATCTTAGTGACTAATTGCGCGATCAGTGTGTTCTCGGTGATTGATCGCACGATCAGTGCAATATTATAGACAGACCGCTAAGATCTGCCATTCACGGTTCACTCACTGACCATATTTATTCACCCCTTACAGGCCTAAGGTCACGATAACGTAACGGACTTCTTCGTTTGCAAGTAGCACCACATAACAAAGAAGCACGACATTTGGTCATGAAGACGTCGCTAGAACGTCTTGAatgctcttcttttttttgtatcacTCGGGTTGCAACAACTGTTTTTCAGTAAAATCACTTTCAAATACGTTACTGTAACGTCAGAATATGTCAAACGTACCGAAATCCTTATTTGAGGACAATTTCTGCTACTTGAGTtgcaaaatatttccaagaaaCGTCTAAgatttttactttaatttttttttcaaaatttattttaaatttcgcaattttcaggGCACTTCTGTGACAGCCTGCGACTTTCAGTACTTGGCTGAGGCTGACTCGGTGTGTGGCTCGAGTTCTGAATGCCAATCTGCAGCCAGGTCAGCCCTGATGATCCTCCGTGGAAACCCCGGGCCTCAGCTAGGCCCTCGTGAGTGTTCCAGAAACCCCTGTCTCAGTGCAGCCCTGCACGAGATCCGCTACTAAGCATCCTCCTGGGCTGAGTATGTGTCAGAGTGAGAGATTGAGGGTCCCAGCCAGACCTCAGCATCCCCTCAAGAGCAGCTTCTTAACTTTACAGAGATTAGTGGTAATTTTTGGGAATATACACCATTTTTCGGGCATTTTAATCACAAATGGTAGAGAGAAGTAAAATTGGGAAAGAGTCCTtcgcatttaaaattaaaaaaatatatatttgccGTGGGAGGAAATAGAATTGTTGTGGGTGGAAATGGTGCGAAAGCTCTCGATGGAAAATGGCATACAATCAATTTCCATCGAGGGGGAAGAGAACAAAAATCGAGGCTGAACAAcagaaagaattttttgatttatattattttttgggaaataaaatACGATACGAGATATATGTAAAATTAGtgtgaaatttattcctctaaaaaaaaagataattgttGATCATAAAAATCTACCAAGTGGAAAAAAACAATctatattattaaaatgaaaaataaacttcttgataaatatttgaaacaAGAATTATAAGTAAGGATTAAGATTCAGATggattaatgcaaaaaaaaatatttttgtgtgagAAATTTTTGAGATTTGTCCTCTCATTTACCTTTCTCTGTTTTCCCCGACATATTTTAAGCATTGAATGTGTCAAAGAAATATCAtggaaatgaattaaaattacaaGAATACATATATTCTCTGACaataataaaaaggaaaaaaaaatggcaTTGTAAGATGTTGATAAAATCTGTTACAGAATGATTAAGTTTCACCATTTTGACATTGTTAAAGACATTTCCTTCGATGATAAACAAAATCGTGATCTTATTGGACAGTCAAACTAACTATTTACAATGTGAAATCCCATTCAATGTTTATTGGTAATGTCTCAAAGAAATAATTATCCATTAAATTATAATGTACATTAAACtgttgttttatttctttttcgtgCTGACAGGCAAATgacagaaaattttacaaaaaccaCTTAGTTTCATCCAAGACATTCTTCAGTATAAATTCGGATGACAGCTGtgaaatgcaagaaaaatcaaaaaaatactcCTTCTCGTATGGATTTTTatctacagtagagcctcgctataggccatacttggttccagatttgacacttgggtcgcactagtccatatcattttttaaaattatcaacgacttttagtatttaaattgcTCGACgatttccactttctttgcgattgtggtacttttcctcgctctcttcattatggatcacaattatcacaattactcaataaagtttgccaaaaatattaaaataattatgacaacattgcatgtgggcgtactaaaaaacataacctaacttaaaatcagtgttttgaaaccaacggtcgataaattgtggactatagagcgatggcctatagcgaggttcTACTGTATCATTTTCcgtcccaatcatccgaatatCGAAGAGTCCAGTGTATTTTTggttggctatatggacccgagtgtgtccaacagccttacataaaatagaagaagaagaagaagtattTTTGGTTAGATTCGTTGTAATCTCAGATTTAAAACCTCTTTTCCAAGAGAATGATACAGTAgcctctctcaaattcgagcatatgggaccaaaatgtcacccgaattagagagaaattcgggcatcaaattgtttgaaatgcaacgatttttcgTTCCTCCGCATACTCATACTAAGTTTGCATACTCATATttgtggtaaatttcatgaaaccccctttacaatgcaaaatcacatcataattAAGTCGAAACATGgcaaatttcagaatattaccttcattcgaaaatttaaaaaatgtcaataaactttttttttaaatttaactgatgcctgaaataaaaagtagcccgatcttaaaagagccgaattagcgagagtctactgtattcaatACTCAATACAGTAgaaacctgtaggggaattctataacttTTCTGacattgtcacacgtgagtACGACAATGGAATTCACTGATTTGTTTTTAGTGTCGCAAAATACAGTCCGTATTGTCtgattgttttataaaatttattttcatttgaattgccacAAATcccaaatatgtgacttctaacAATGGCacatgacaatgtcacggctacagaatcgcattttcgaaagaGCTCTCCTGAGAGCACTCGAGAAATATATGACCATACTGAAGTCAATTGCCTATACTTGAGTaggaaaaaatgtcaaatatggacataaatttctctagttaCGTAGagaatatacagtagagccccgctataggccatcgctatatagtccacaatttatcgaccgttgattttaaaacactgattttaagttaggttgtGTTTTTTAGAACGCGAtatgaaatgttgtcataattattttaatatttttggcaaacttaattgagtagttgtgataattgtgatccataatgaagagagcgaggacaagtaccacaatcgcaaagaaagtggccgtcgagcaatttaaatactaaaagtcgttttttaaaaaatgacatggactatatgcgacccaagtgtcaaatctggaaccaaatatggcctatagcagGGCTCTACTGTaagtttaattttctaattttctacagTAAATTTCCAAAGTATTATTCTACACCATTTTATCATG
Proteins encoded in this window:
- the LOC129804635 gene encoding uncharacterized protein LOC129804635; translation: MGRLKAVLLVLLVPLIQGQQAPHSPYSLQSAVDALHHREAQLALRDYLDVPRIDEEPVYWTEGENAASPPYRGSRRELNKMLANYLTREEEEERDERMPLTRIEQPYFDEDLPYDLARKRSIFREREDELPYQSVFREREMDAYSDPTFAQDFLEEIERENNAEREEKYKEALRRLWEKYQQQENDIERALFEERGPGRGYDARKTANFPAMYAASGPEKRRTFPALPWLPASRKKRFPVTKRSPASPEVSVSGTDEKVVKDLQGIFGEGDGEAKAKRSSDTKEHSHDHSDHDNHEDHHENHQDHNEEVDDDKKKKRAVEEKKKTNLEVVKDDQIIPGDLIDETRKKSIQWSKYFGIDRKKKSGLNDKYRSMMKKSEEEYPLQHFHRHDGEEREKKQVSEEKLENMDQKLKNIEDLIIDETIKYTGAHEGISDPADIQRLKDHVISRLATAYSLEKMRKALERLKDSVETERHLMQNEIEPSKPQVQDKDKRVAVKKEKVEFDNKDHKIESATEKVTPEDPDNDLEKEDADKRKKKRTNIHHFERYPVREVGNDLGEFEEELGAGHFDPVSETLGLTGGRSFAQCPLLDAIERRCRGVDLLSGDLQQELLPVCEIHQLCYICGTSVTACDFQYLAEADSVCGSSSECQSAARSALMILRGNPGPQLGPRECSRNPCLSAALHEIRY